The Halovivax ruber XH-70 genome includes the window GTGTCCGCCGAAACGCCACTCGCGACCCGCCAGCCGGTGACGGCGACGGCGGTGGCCAGCACGAGCGGGACGAAGACGGCGGCGAGGCGATCGGCGAACCGCTGGATTCCGGGCGTCTCGCTCTGAATCTCCCACATGAGCGAGGCGATCCGATCGAGCGTGCTCTCCGCGTCGGATCCGACCTCGCAGACGAGCGCGCTGTCGGTCACGATCGCCCCGCCGACGACCGCGTCGCCTGGTCGTTTCGTGGTCGGCATCGATTCGCCGGTCACGACCGACTCGTCGACGGCGGCCGTCCCCTCACGAACCGTCCCGTCGACCGGCACCCGTTCGCCGGGGCGGACGACGACCGCCTCACCGGGTTCGAGGCGATCGACGGAGACGGTCTCGGTCTCGCCGTCGGCGGTCCGCCGGGTCGCCGCTCGCACGCCGGCGCTCGTCACGTCCGCGAGCAGCCCCGTCGCCCGGCGCTTGATCCGTCCCTCGTAGTACCCCCCCAGCGAGACGACCATGATCACGGCGACGGTCACGTCGTAGTAGAGGTGCGTCCGCCCGAAGACGAGCGCGATCGTGCTGTAGACGTAGGCCGACCCCGCAGCGATGGCGATCAGCAGGTCCATGTTCGGCCGGCCGACCCGCAGGCTGACGTAGGCACCCCTGAGCACCGGATAGCCGGTGTAGCACAGCACGCCCCCGGAGAACACCCCGAGGAGCGCCAACGGGACGGAACTCCCGGCGGCCGATCCAGCGCCAGTCGTGAGCACACCCGTCTCGATCCCGACGTAACTCGGGTAGAGGTAGAAGACGTACCAGGGCATGACGAGCATCGAGAGAAAGCCACCGACGAGCAATCGCTGGACCAGCGCCTCGTCGGCACGTGCGTCGCGGGCCGTCCCGTCGCGCAGTCGCGTCTCGTAGCCGTAGCCCGAGAGGACCGCCGGGAGTTCGTCGTGATCGAGCCGATCAGGATCGTAGACCACGCGCGCGGTATCCGTCGCGTAGCTCGCCTCGACGGTGTGGACGGCCGGTTCGCGCTCGCCTAGCAGCGAGACGAACCCCTCGCAGGTCGCACAGTGCATCCCGTCGACGGCGAGGAAGGCCGTTTCGAATCCGGTCGGGACGGCGTCCGTGCGAGCCGCCGGAGAGGCCGTCTCGTCGGCGGCATCCTCCCGAGCCGTATCGCCGACGGAATTCTCCCGGGCCGCCTCGACGCGAACACGAACGTCGCCACGATCGAGGTCGTCGGTGTCGACCAGCGTCCGACTCACCTCGAGACAGCCGCGACAGCAGAAGGTCCCGTCGACGTCCGGGTCGCTCACCGGAGGATCGGGCGTCGGGAGTTCACAGAGCGAACAGTCGCTCATTGGCGGACGATACGGCCCACCCAGGGGTAGCCGTGGTCCCGAACATGGTTGACCGCCACGCTAGTCAGCCCGGCGCCCAGCTGGAGAACGAGGCTGTCCTCGCCATCGCCGGTGGACGGCAGTCACTACGAGTCGCCACGCCAGGACGAACGCCAGCCCGAATCCCACGATGACGACCATGAAGATCGGCGTTGCCCCGCCCGGAAAGAGCGACGTCGCTCGGATCGCCCCACCGAGCAGCGAGGCGACGACCCAGGCGCCGGCGACGACGCCGGCCGTCCAGGCGAACGAACCGAGCGTGCGCTCGCTGTAGGCGCCGAGAAGCGGCGCGACGAGCAGCCAGCCGATCGCGAACGGCGTCACCGCTTTGACGGTGTAGGTCGGAAACGCCCAGGGATCCAGCCCGTGTCTGGTGAGCCCGTACCCGATGAACGTCGTGATGACGACCAGGTCGAGGACCGGCAACACGGGCGAGCGTGGGACGGTACGTGCCAACCGGCGAACGTGCGCGTGTGACTCGGACATAGGTGGTTCGAGGGAGTGTCGGCCAGTGGCCCCGGTCGGACCGACCCCGTCGCACGGAGTCTCCGGCCGTCGTCCGGATGAAGGGGATGGGACCGACACAGAACTACTCCCGAACGTGTTCCGATCGATCGGTACCGTCTTCGACCGACCACGATAGCTGGTCCGTTCGGTCACGCCACCCGAACACCCGCATTGTCGGTGCCTGTGCTGCTCGAACAGTCGCATTCTCGGTGACTGCGCTGTCGCTGGCTGCCCTACTGCTCTGTCGCTGATTGCTCTTGTTGATTCCCGCGTGTCACGTGCGACCTACCAGAGAACGACCAGGCGAGAACGAGAGCGCGGCCAGCCGAGAACGGTCGCGCCCCAGGCGGACTGAGCGTGTGGAATCGACCGGACCAGTCGGCGTGAGCGTTGGGTCGAATTGTCCCGAAACCCCGCTACGCCAGAGATCGAGTCCGTGACGACCCACTGGCGGAACACCCGAGCCCTCGGCGGGTTATACTGTGTGTCTTTTTATAGGTTTAAGAGGTCAAGCCGAACAGCTCCAGAGCGTTCTCGTTGTCAAGGAATCATCTTCAGGGTTGAACATATGTAGTCCCCTACTACCGCATGTACCAATGACTTCCCTCTCAATCGATCGACGACGACTCATGGCTGCGATGGGTGCGACCAGTGCGGTTGCGTTAGCGGGCTGCCTCAGCAGCAGTGGAAACGAGCAGGAACCGACGAACGATGCGACTGCCAAGACGAGCGACGAGGGGCTCGATCCAGCGAAACCGACGGATGTCGACCGGATCGCGGCCGATCCGACCGACCTGCCCGACCCGGTCGACTGGTCGTCCCCGCGGACCCACGAGATCGAAGTGACGACGACCGAACGCATCGCCGAGATCGAACCCGGCGTCACGTTCAAATACATGACGTTCGACGACCAGGTTCCAGGGCCGATGATCCGGGTACGGCGCGGCGACACCGTCCGGCTCACCCTGACGAACGCCGCCGAGTCGGCGGTCGTCCACAACATCGACCTCCACGCCGTCTACGGACCTGGCGGCGGCGCGGACGACACGATGGTCGACCCGGGCCAGTCGGCGACGATCGAGTTCAAAGCGATGTACCCCGGCGTCCACGTCTACCACTGTGCGGTCCCGGACATGGACATGCACATCAGCGCGGGCATGTTCGGTGCGATCCTGGTCGAGCCCGAGGACGGTCTCCCCGAGGTCGACCGCGAGCTGTACTTCGGGCAGAACGAGATCTACACGAACGGTGCCGCTGGCGAGGATGGCCACCACGAGTTCGATTACGACGGGATGGCAAGCGAAGAACCCACCTACGTCACGCTGAACGGCGAGGCGTACGCCTTCACCGAGAATGGATACGGGCCAGTCACGGTCCAGAAGGGAGAGCGGGTCCGCATCTTCCACGCCAACGGCGGGCCGAACCTCACCAGCTCCTGGCACGCCATCGGCAACGTCTGGGAGACGCTCTACCGCGACGGCGACATGGTCTCCGACCCCGCCCGATACGTCGAGACGACCCCGGTCGTCCCCGGCTCGGTCGGTGCGGCGGAGATCGACACGCCG containing:
- the nirK gene encoding copper-containing nitrite reductase, producing MTSLSIDRRRLMAAMGATSAVALAGCLSSSGNEQEPTNDATAKTSDEGLDPAKPTDVDRIAADPTDLPDPVDWSSPRTHEIEVTTTERIAEIEPGVTFKYMTFDDQVPGPMIRVRRGDTVRLTLTNAAESAVVHNIDLHAVYGPGGGADDTMVDPGQSATIEFKAMYPGVHVYHCAVPDMDMHISAGMFGAILVEPEDGLPEVDRELYFGQNEIYTNGAAGEDGHHEFDYDGMASEEPTYVTLNGEAYAFTENGYGPVTVQKGERVRIFHANGGPNLTSSWHAIGNVWETLYRDGDMVSDPARYVETTPVVPGSVGAAEIDTPVPGPIKIVDHALSRVVRKGMLGVIQVEGEPEPEIFNPEP
- a CDS encoding heavy metal translocating P-type ATPase → MSDCSLCELPTPDPPVSDPDVDGTFCCRGCLEVSRTLVDTDDLDRGDVRVRVEAARENSVGDTAREDAADETASPAARTDAVPTGFETAFLAVDGMHCATCEGFVSLLGEREPAVHTVEASYATDTARVVYDPDRLDHDELPAVLSGYGYETRLRDGTARDARADEALVQRLLVGGFLSMLVMPWYVFYLYPSYVGIETGVLTTGAGSAAGSSVPLALLGVFSGGVLCYTGYPVLRGAYVSLRVGRPNMDLLIAIAAGSAYVYSTIALVFGRTHLYYDVTVAVIMVVSLGGYYEGRIKRRATGLLADVTSAGVRAATRRTADGETETVSVDRLEPGEAVVVRPGERVPVDGTVREGTAAVDESVVTGESMPTTKRPGDAVVGGAIVTDSALVCEVGSDAESTLDRIASLMWEIQSETPGIQRFADRLAAVFVPLVLATAVAVTGWRVASGVSADTAVLTGLTVLVVSCPCAMGLATPLAVASGLRDALERGIVVANATLFESAPAVETVVFDKTGTVTTGEMTVRTVVGEEAAIDRAAAVERYSTHPVADAIVARAAAGADFDEPAGSANAVAPDGGTERDGEAVSDGEPVTAAGSTVLSEESGHDAENGGHATETTALDARDFERRPGEGVSAVVHEPADANETGTDGVDERPTDGDRVVVGTPELIERLVGPIPADLGDAIEDARERGRLPVVIGYAGRARAVAVVGDRPRRSWRAVLESVADREVVVLTGDDESATTELREQQAVDRVFAGVPPEGKVATVRRLSAEGVTAMVGDGTNDAPALAAADVGIALGSGTARATDAADAILADGELATVPDVFALAEGTRRRIRENVRWALLYNAVAIPLAAAGLINPLFAALAMAGSSAIVVLNSSRPVLADGS
- a CDS encoding DUF3054 domain-containing protein, producing the protein MSESHAHVRRLARTVPRSPVLPVLDLVVITTFIGYGLTRHGLDPWAFPTYTVKAVTPFAIGWLLVAPLLGAYSERTLGSFAWTAGVVAGAWVVASLLGGAIRATSLFPGGATPIFMVVIVGFGLAFVLAWRLVVTAVHRRWRGQPRSPAGRRAD